The Halalkalicoccus subterraneus genome has a window encoding:
- a CDS encoding DUF7504 family protein: protein MQTSQSSIPGDVAEEGDSPATVLLCGPHGESWGPIWDQRDPESVNVLAITTHLDPLEWIDACEQQLGTLPMKTGAIRLGTPIDPLTTDHPSHEGADLPLTAVERPSDLDELYTAINLYITEWLHTDQQTLIWLESLTPVIEHVGAKRTIAFVESLAERLRMTGTVAYARLDPRDHDEHTRSMIRSAFDRVVEIEADGPAVAADSREELVLRALRAEGRLSADALAGRVAANENARHPDGYDPANARLIEIDLYHASLPKLADAGFVNVEWDERIVELAVEPERIDGLLERRNGGAR, encoded by the coding sequence ATGCAGACTTCCCAGTCCTCCATCCCGGGCGACGTCGCCGAGGAGGGTGACAGCCCGGCGACCGTGCTGCTCTGTGGTCCCCACGGCGAGTCGTGGGGTCCGATCTGGGACCAGCGCGATCCGGAGTCGGTGAACGTCCTCGCGATCACGACCCATCTCGACCCGCTCGAATGGATCGACGCCTGCGAACAGCAACTCGGCACCCTTCCGATGAAGACCGGCGCGATTCGACTCGGAACGCCCATCGACCCACTGACGACCGACCACCCGAGCCACGAGGGCGCGGACCTGCCGTTGACGGCCGTCGAGCGCCCAAGCGACCTCGACGAGCTCTACACGGCTATCAACCTCTACATCACCGAGTGGCTTCACACCGACCAGCAGACGCTGATCTGGCTCGAATCGCTGACGCCCGTGATCGAGCACGTCGGGGCCAAGCGCACGATCGCGTTCGTCGAGTCGCTCGCCGAACGCCTGCGTATGACCGGAACGGTCGCCTACGCGCGCCTCGACCCGCGCGATCACGACGAGCACACCCGCTCGATGATCCGAAGCGCGTTCGACCGCGTGGTCGAGATCGAGGCGGACGGACCCGCCGTCGCGGCGGATTCGCGCGAGGAACTCGTGTTGCGGGCGCTCAGAGCCGAGGGACGGCTCTCTGCCGACGCGCTCGCCGGGCGGGTCGCCGCAAACGAGAACGCCCGCCATCCGGACGGGTACGACCCCGCGAACGCCCGGCTCATCGAGATCGACCTCTATCACGCGAGCCTCCCGAAGCTCGCCGACGCGGGGTTCGTAAACGTCGAGTGGGACGAGCGGATCGTCGAGCTCGCAGTCGAGCCGGAACGTATCGACGGGCTGCTCGAACGGAGGAACGGCGGCGCGAGATAG
- a CDS encoding acc operon protein produces the protein MSEGDTTLSIPESASEAEAAAIAAAIGSHLRDQEAAAGGEAEPTWEGERWTFAGRIENTQSRRVRVPSGAPTDGWAAAGRTDRMR, from the coding sequence ATGAGCGAGGGCGATACCACGCTTTCGATTCCCGAAAGCGCCAGCGAGGCCGAGGCCGCGGCGATCGCGGCGGCAATCGGGTCACACTTGCGCGACCAGGAGGCCGCTGCGGGCGGCGAGGCCGAACCGACCTGGGAGGGCGAGCGCTGGACCTTCGCGGGCCGGATCGAGAACACCCAAAGCAGACGGGTGCGCGTACCGAGCGGCGCGCCGACCGACGGCTGGGCGGCGGCGGGTCGAACCGACAGAATGAGGTAA
- a CDS encoding sodium-dependent transporter, giving the protein MSQRETWATRTGFILAAVGSAVGLGNIWRFPFQTSANGGAAFLVVYLAAVLLIGIPVILAEFSIGRRANVDAVKAFRTLDRPSWRFVGAIGILASFWTLSYYSVVGGWVTRYIAGSVTGNALAAPESYFGAVSAGLPAVLTHAIFIAITIGIVAFGIERGIELATKFMVPSIVVLLLVLAGFTATLPGAGEGYAFFLSPDFGVIAENWQSILPAAFGQALFSLSLGFSVMITYASYLGRDDSLFADGLAIAVTNTFVGVLAGLVVMPLLFAQGVPPGEGGAGAVFVAIPTALAELPGGDLLAQIVGVVFFGVVFIAALSSAISLLEAAVAYAVDTFGVARAPAAVGLGIAGFLLGIPSALDTAWLDWFDGLGVTLFLPLAVLAVVVFVGWIMGDEAIDELERGSSLGVGPAWLWSLRTFVLVVVLVVVALNFNDLFLTPETGYYIVPAPLQ; this is encoded by the coding sequence ATGTCACAACGTGAAACATGGGCGACCAGAACGGGGTTCATCCTGGCCGCCGTCGGCAGTGCGGTCGGTCTGGGGAACATCTGGCGGTTCCCGTTCCAGACCTCGGCCAACGGTGGGGCAGCGTTCCTCGTCGTCTACCTCGCGGCGGTGTTGCTGATCGGTATCCCGGTGATCCTCGCGGAGTTCTCGATCGGTCGCCGGGCGAACGTCGACGCCGTGAAGGCGTTTCGCACCCTCGACCGCCCGAGTTGGCGCTTCGTCGGTGCGATCGGTATTCTCGCGTCGTTCTGGACGCTGTCGTACTACAGCGTCGTCGGCGGCTGGGTTACCCGCTATATCGCCGGCAGCGTCACCGGCAACGCGCTCGCGGCCCCCGAAAGCTATTTCGGCGCCGTCTCGGCTGGCCTCCCCGCGGTCCTCACGCACGCGATCTTCATCGCGATCACGATCGGCATCGTCGCCTTCGGCATCGAGCGGGGGATCGAACTCGCGACGAAGTTCATGGTCCCGAGCATCGTCGTCCTGCTGCTCGTACTCGCGGGCTTTACGGCAACGCTCCCCGGCGCAGGTGAGGGATACGCCTTCTTCCTATCGCCCGATTTCGGCGTGATCGCCGAGAACTGGCAGTCGATCCTGCCGGCGGCGTTCGGACAGGCGCTGTTCTCGCTGTCGCTCGGCTTCTCGGTGATGATCACGTACGCGTCCTATCTCGGCCGCGATGACAGCCTCTTCGCCGACGGGTTGGCCATCGCGGTCACGAACACGTTCGTCGGCGTGCTCGCGGGGCTCGTCGTCATGCCGCTACTGTTCGCACAGGGCGTCCCGCCGGGCGAGGGCGGTGCCGGTGCCGTGTTCGTCGCCATCCCGACGGCGCTGGCCGAACTCCCCGGCGGCGACCTCCTCGCACAGATCGTCGGGGTCGTCTTCTTCGGCGTCGTCTTCATCGCGGCCCTCTCGTCGGCGATCAGCCTGCTGGAGGCCGCCGTTGCCTACGCCGTCGATACGTTTGGGGTCGCGCGCGCGCCGGCCGCCGTCGGGCTGGGGATCGCCGGGTTCCTCCTGGGAATCCCCTCGGCGCTCGACACCGCGTGGCTCGACTGGTTCGACGGACTGGGCGTGACGCTGTTCCTGCCGCTTGCCGTGCTGGCGGTCGTCGTGTTCGTCGGGTGGATCATGGGCGACGAGGCGATCGACGAACTCGAGCGGGGCTCCTCGCTGGGCGTCGGCCCGGCGTGGCTGTGGTCGCTCCGGACGTTCGTCCTCGTGGTCGTTCTGGTAGTCGTCGCGCTCAACTTCAACGACCTGTTTCTCACGCCCGAGACGGGCTATTATATCGTCCCGGCGCCGCTGCAGTAG
- a CDS encoding acyl-CoA carboxylase subunit beta produces MDDDIEELRELKAEAELGGGEDRIESQHEKGKMTARERIEYFLDDGSFHEFDQLRTHRSHNFGMEERKILGDGVVTGYGDVNGRKTFVFAHDFTVFGGSLGEVFAEKICKVMDTAMEVGAPIVGFNDSAGARIQEGVTSLAGFTDIFHRNQKASGVVPQISAIMGPCAGGAVYSPSITDFVFMVKDTSHMYITGPGVIETVTGEQVTQEELGGARTHANKTGVAQFAAESEKAALDDIKRLLSYVPQNNVEDPPRVEPWDDPDRRDESLNGIVPDEPRKPYDMVDVIDGVTDEGAFFEVAPEFAKNVVVGFSRLDGHSIGVVANQPRANAGTLTVDASMKASRFVRFCDAFNVPILTFVDVPGYMPGTDQEHRGIIRHGAKLLYAYSEATVPLLTVITRKAYGGAYCVMASKHLGADVNYAWPTSEIAVMGPQGAVNILYRQELEEAEDTEARRQELIDEYREEFANPYTAADRGFVDDVIEPADTRPRLVDDLEMLRSKRESQPERKHGNIPL; encoded by the coding sequence ATCGACGACGACATCGAGGAGCTCCGCGAGCTGAAGGCCGAGGCCGAGCTCGGCGGTGGGGAGGACCGTATCGAGTCCCAACACGAGAAGGGAAAGATGACTGCCAGAGAGCGCATCGAGTACTTCCTCGACGACGGGTCCTTCCACGAGTTCGACCAGCTTCGGACCCACCGGAGCCACAACTTCGGAATGGAGGAACGGAAGATACTCGGTGACGGCGTCGTCACCGGCTACGGCGACGTCAACGGGCGAAAGACGTTCGTCTTCGCCCACGACTTCACCGTCTTCGGGGGCTCCCTCGGGGAAGTGTTCGCCGAGAAGATCTGCAAGGTGATGGACACCGCCATGGAGGTCGGTGCGCCGATCGTCGGGTTCAACGACTCGGCGGGCGCACGAATCCAGGAGGGAGTTACCTCGCTGGCGGGCTTTACCGATATCTTCCACCGCAACCAGAAGGCGAGCGGCGTGGTTCCCCAGATCTCGGCGATTATGGGGCCGTGTGCGGGCGGGGCGGTCTACTCGCCCTCGATCACGGACTTCGTCTTCATGGTGAAGGACACGAGCCACATGTACATCACCGGTCCGGGGGTGATTGAGACGGTCACCGGCGAGCAGGTCACTCAAGAGGAACTGGGCGGCGCGCGCACCCACGCGAACAAGACCGGCGTCGCGCAGTTCGCCGCCGAAAGCGAGAAGGCCGCGCTCGACGACATCAAGCGCCTGCTGTCGTACGTCCCACAGAACAACGTCGAGGACCCGCCGCGGGTCGAGCCGTGGGACGACCCCGATCGCCGGGACGAGTCGCTGAACGGGATCGTCCCCGACGAGCCCCGCAAACCCTACGACATGGTCGACGTGATCGACGGCGTCACCGACGAGGGGGCGTTCTTCGAGGTCGCCCCCGAATTCGCGAAGAACGTCGTCGTCGGCTTCTCCCGACTGGACGGCCATTCCATAGGGGTCGTCGCGAACCAGCCCCGTGCGAACGCCGGCACCCTCACCGTCGACGCGAGCATGAAGGCCTCGAGGTTCGTCCGGTTCTGTGACGCGTTCAACGTCCCGATCCTGACGTTCGTCGACGTTCCGGGATATATGCCCGGCACCGACCAGGAACACCGGGGGATCATCCGCCACGGCGCGAAACTCCTCTATGCGTACTCGGAGGCAACGGTACCGTTACTGACGGTGATCACCCGCAAAGCCTACGGCGGCGCGTACTGCGTGATGGCCTCGAAACATCTGGGCGCGGACGTCAACTACGCCTGGCCGACGAGCGAGATCGCGGTGATGGGCCCGCAGGGGGCGGTGAACATCCTCTACCGGCAGGAACTCGAGGAGGCCGAGGACACGGAGGCCCGGCGTCAGGAGCTGATCGACGAGTACCGCGAGGAGTTCGCGAACCCCTACACCGCCGCCGACAGGGGCTTCGTCGACGACGTGATCGAACCCGCCGACACCCGCCCGCGGCTGGTCGACGACCTCGAGATGCTGCGCTCGAAACGCGAATCCCAACCGGAGAGGAAACACGGAAACATCCCGCTATGA